The DNA window TACTGCCTTTTTTTGGCTGTTCGTTTCATGGGGATTTGATCGGAACTCTGAAAAATAAACTGCAGGCTGCATGGAAAAAATTAGTGGTTGGGCAGGCAACTGGTGGTTCTGATCTTATTCCACCCCTTCCCTCTCGTCTTGTTACTGATGAAGACCTGAAACAGTTCTTTGAAGCAATGAAGATATCTGATGTTTCCAAGGGCGAGGTAGAATCTAATGGAGTAAAGAGAAAGAGTGGAAATGTTTGGGGTCTTGATATTCAACATTATGGCAGGGGAAAGCGTGCAAGAGAGGTTTGTTTATATTTTGCATTATGTTAGGTTGTGTGAACAGTTGTATTTTTTACCTAGTTCAGATACTACACTCTACATTATCGTGAACTATATACTGTTTAGTATCCCATCTAATTGCTTATTGCCGTGTACAAATGATAGGAACGTTCCTATAAAGAGCAGTGGACAGAGGAGGAGTTTGAGAAGATGTGTCAAGTTGAATCTCCAAGTTCACTCAAAGTAAAGGAAGTGGCTGGGATAAGTTTTCCAGCAAATGTTGCCAGCTCTGTTGTTACTACTTCTAACACACAACCTACAGCTACAGTTTCAGCAGCCCCAATACCAATGTTGCCATCTGTGGAGAGCTTGCCTGTCCAGCAAATCAAAGAAGTAATTCCGCCAGCCAAACGTGGTCGTGGAAGGCCAAAAAGAATAGCTTCAGATAAGCCACCAGCTGTAGTGGTACCTCAGGCTACTTTTACAACCATTGAAATAGAGAAGCAGTTACCGAAAGGAACTGAGCTTGAACAAATAACGTCTTCAGTTCCTCATTCTGCTGAAGTTGGGGCTGTGATGCAGTCTGATACAATAGTTGCTCATAATGCACAGCCTGTCATTCCTATCAATGCTGTTCCACCAAATTCTCAGCCAGTTGCCGCTGCTGTTTCTGTACAGTTGCAAGCAGGAGGCCAAGGGAGGAAACCACATGGTGCTGAAGGGACTAGACGTAGGGGAAAGAAGCAGGCCATGGTTTCTCCTCCTATCACTGGTGGTCCTGATTTGAAGATAAGTGAGCAATTCCAAAATCAACACGGGAGTCCACCTTTAGATAAAATTATCTCCCCGAGTGATGCTGCCAGCAATAATGATGCAGCACACCATCCAACTACCATCTCGGCTGCTGCTAATTTAAATAGTGGAAATGATCATTTGGGTGCTGAAATTGTTCTGAATGCTAAGCAACCACCTCCTTTATGCACCTTGGTTGAAACTGACGAAACTCATCCCTCTGTACAGATGGAGCAAGGCAAGGTGAAAAATTGTAAGTCACAAACTGGAGCAGGAGCTCCCAGGCGGAGGGGGAAGAAACAGGCAACAATATCACCACCAATTCCAAATGTTCCAGATCACCaggattcaaattcaaatccaaATCTGCAAATTTTGTCGAGCAGCATATCAGGTGGCAAAGCCACTGAACAAAAAGGCTTGctagataaaaatattaaagattcAAAGTGTGTTATCCTAGATCAACCGTCTCAGATCCTCGGTGAGCAGGATTTAAAGCCAAGGGAGCAGTCAGATGATTCATCCAAGCAGACAGTGCTTCTGTCTTCTAGTGAACATGGTACAATAAAATCACCAGGTGAATTTTATTGAACTGTGGTATTGTAGTTCTAACTTACTAAAATTTACATTAACTGAAGAATTTCTTTTTGCAGGTTCAGACTTAGAGAAGGTTAATAATCCAGATGTTTGTGATTCTTATGTGGAGAAGGTTAAATCTTCTGAAATTAACTCATCCAAGATTGAAGTCTCAGAGAATTCAGGGAGTGGAGTTTTACTTACCACAACACCTACCGTGGTGATCGAGGATCAACATTTGGGGGACAGAACTCATCAAGTTGCTGAAATTTCGAAAAGCGTATCTTCAATTGTTGGCACTTCAACTACTTCTCTTGCTGCTAATGCAACTAGAGAAAGCATTACTGATGCTTTAGATCCTCTGACTGCAAAGGCTGTTCCCAGTACCCCATTAAGCATTGTTCAAGCTTCTGATTCTACACATTCTCCCTCACTTGAATCTATGCCAGCCAAAAGGCAACCCCGTAAAGCTCAAAATAGAGCGGAAGCACCTCGGCGTAGTGGTAGAAAATCAGCTTCGATGTTGCCTGCTGTTCCTGTAGCTCCATCTGATCAGGATCCCAATTTGATTCATGATGCCCAGAATTCATCTAGGGATTCATTGGTTGGTAAAGCTGCCAATGCTACTCAAGCTCAAGCTTTAGAGATTCTTTTGCCCAGTGGAGTACCTGTCCATGATtcgaaaagaaaagagagagcaACCAATTCTACCGCAAGTAAGCAGCAGAAAGTTGCATCAACAAGGATTGACAGTGCAGCTGTATCCTCAGATAAGATTACTGCTTTTGGGCGAAATCAAAATGTTAATGACTTTGCTCGGGTGATGAGGGAAGTTTTCTCTGGAACTTGTTTGCCAAAACCTAAAGCACAGGATTCTGTTGGGAGTGAAGATAAGAGTACAACTTTTGTACATGTAACGACTAAAGCTGCAATTGCCTCTAATAACCAGAGCTTGGAAGATAAAGCATGTTGTGAAATACCTACAACTGGAGCTGCATGTTCTACTTCAGATGTTTCAGTGCATCTTCGTGAAAAACATTCAGAGGTATCAAATGTGCAGGATCTGGAGTGTGGAGCAAGTTTAGATATGCCAACTACTGGAGTAATGAACCTGATGCAAGGCACTCTACCTAATGGGGATGAGCAGATCTCTGCTAGTACATATGATAACAAGATAACTACTGTTGAAAACAAACGTTATTTCAGTCCGCCTGAAACCAGTGGCTGTGATGATGTTAAAGCAAAAGATGAACAAGCACAAGTTTATGTTCAAAACTTAAGTATTCAGGGTAAAATGGAGGTTCCTGATGCGATTCCAGTTATTACTTCGCCAAAGACTGGCTCTTCTGAGAAACTTcctactggtgatggccttgtTGATTCTGGCATAGGAGATTTCACCCATCAGTTAAGTATATCAAAAATTTCTCCTAGTGGTAAACTTCATTTGGTAATTGATCATAATCTTGGGGACCAATCCAAGCCTTCCATAGAGAAGTCATCTTCATCCCTTAATATTTGTGGCACAGGACATGAAACAGCTGCAATGAAACCAGAACATTCTAGCACTAGTACTGAATCTACTCAGGCTAATACCTACAGTCAGGGTGTTTCACCCACAGAAGGACCTCCTGGTTTTACGGAGCACACTTTGGATACAAAATTGGATCTTACAGAAATATCCCAAAAGCCTTCACCTCGTGATTGTGAACATGCTGAAATGTTGGGTGATCAGCAACAAGAGACCCCATCTAGTACTGCAATTACCCCTCTCTCAATGGAAATGGTAGTTTCTAGTGTTCCTAGAGATCCTGAAAATTTTGGAAGTGAAAGTAAGTCTTCTTTACATGCTTCTGTCGAAGTCTCTTTCGATGATGGGACTGGTGGGGATGAAGTTTCTGCATCAGCTGACCATGATAGAAATAGTATTCCAAAACCTCCAAAATTTAGCTTGGATCCAGTTTCTGCTTCTGTTTCTGAAATGGCATGTTCTGTTAGCCCCAAAGCTGATAAAGCTGAACAGTATCAAGATGCATTAAAATTTTCGGATTTGCGTGAGGCTTCGTTGCTTGAGAGCTGTCCTGAATCACTCTGCAAGGGAAAAAGGGATGAAGGGAACTCGATATGCAAAGAACTTTCTTTTGCAGTTAAACAACATATCAGCTCTGTTCCCCAAGAAAATATGGTACCCTCTCCTGTTGGCAGTTCGAAGGATGATTTATCTCAGATTCACTCTATGATAGATGCATCAAATAATGACAGTATTAAGCATCTAGTGGAAGAAAAACCAGTGTGTCAATCTGACACTGATAAAGTATTGTTGCAACGACCTTCGAGCTCGGAAGATGAAGTGAACAATTTAGCGGGTGTTTCTGGGGTGAGCAGCCTTGTAGAGGCAACTGTATCTGAAACTTCAGTTCTGCCCTGTTCAACCTTGGTGAACAAGCAAAATGGAAACTCATCTGCAACATCTCTAGTTTGGAGTTCAGAATCTTTCGAGGAGTCAATGGAAAAGGGTGTGGCTGGTAACTCTGGAATCCAGGAGGAAGCAGATGTTAATATGGTAGAAACCAATGTTCCATTGGAATCTGAGGATTTACATGTGAAGGGTGTAAAGGGTGATGTTCTGCCAGACACTGTAGATTTGCCCACCTGCTTGATGACAAAGGAAAGTAACATAGAAGGCTCATCTGCAAGAGGACTTTCTGTCAGTTCATCGTCATCTGATGAATTTAACGATTCTAAGGTTGAGCTTGGTGACAAAGATGTCTCTCAGGCTGGTGGATCTCTCACTACATCTGGAGATAATATATCAAAGATTAAGGAAGAAGGGATCAATTGTTCATCTGATAAAGATGGCTCACAAGGGCAATCAGTTTCTCCAAGGATACCTGTGTGCTCTGATGATTCATGTGAAAAATTGGATGTTCCTCAAGTTGACCCAAAAAGAACTATCTCTGGTACTGTCCTGGCTTGCTTGTCTcaagtaaaagaagaaaaagtaggTGTACCATGTGATACTGAATTAGTTGCAAGGTCTACACCAGAGTGTGATATGGAAGGATCGAAGGCAGATCAGAGTAATACAGTTTTGCAAGTGAATAAGTCGCCTTCAAAGTCCCCCGAGACTGTTGATCAATCTGTGGAGGGTGAGCTGCCATTGGTAAATGGGGAAAGTGCAGTAATTGGGAGTAGTAACCAAATTGATGCTTGTCAGGTTTCTCAGGAAGATTCAGAAAAGCTTACTTCTCAAAATATGGTTGTACCATCATCTTGCTCACTAATGGAGCAAGACAATGTTGATGTGTCATCTGACAAGGGTCCTCTCTGTAGTCCACTAGCATTGGGTGAACCAAGAGATCCTTTGATTGTAGAGGACAGTCATAGGGATGGCACCAATGTATGTTGTTTTCCACATATATGGCTATTCGTACATCTGGCTATAGTTCTCCTGCCAATTATGTATTGATCTCATTTATGCAGGGTTCTGAAGCAAATCCATCACCCCAACAGGAACAAGAATATCCTGAAGCTGAGATCGGTGATCACAGGACAACTGATTTTGATGGGGTTGATCCAGAACTGTTGTCCAAAAACATGGAATTGCTTTCTTCCTTAGGAATGGAGCAAGATAAAGTCGATGTATTATCATACCCACTAGCTACCACAGAACCAAAGGATTGTTTGACTCAAGAGGATTGTGATGATAGTAATGAGGTATGGTGTTTCCTACCTACTAGCATGCTGATATGGTTATTAACTTATTATCCTTACATACAATCATTTCTTCTGGGACCGATTGGAAATGCATCAATTCTGCAGGCATCAAATCCTTCTGTAGCTCAAATTGACCATCAGGTGGAGGCATCTGATGATGTTGCTGGGGATGGGGATAATGCGGAAAGGCTTCCATTAAAGAACATCAATATCCCTTCAGAGTCCTTGATGATCGAGGAAATGAAGGTTGATGGTTCGTCTGTTAAGGTCTCACTCTGCAGTCTGCCTGCACCAGGGGATCCAAAAGTTTGTTTGACTGGGGGGAGGAGCTGTAGCAAAGTCATTGAGGTAAGCCTTTTTTACccatattattatatactagaTTAAGACCCGTGCGATATGCGGAGagttaaattaattatactatatAGTATAGACTTAAAATGCTAGTGTTTAGGGATAGATTGGATAATTTGTAAATTAATGTTAAACTTGAAAGctaatttgtaaaaatattgtACAGTGCATTTTATATATGATTCAATATAACTATTcaacaaaaaagaaatacaaagGAAAATATAGAGTTTTAATGTAGATAATAATTGTATTTAACTATTACTTTTTAATCCAATTGAgtatttatatgtattaaattaattgattaagtttaaaattttgtttagtGGCATATCaaaattcatttaaattttgtaacGGTTGATGATAAATGACATATTAATACTATATAgaaatctaattattttttatattgcaaAAATGCAAAATTGCCATGTTTGCAAAATTGCTGAAgtgacaaaaatacaaaaaagcaATATAGCATAAGGTCATTTCTATTATACGTTGGTATCAATCTTTATATGAtataaatagatagatagatactATAGTGATTCTCCCCCGTAACCCCATGGAATTATTTCTGCAGGTTCCCACCACTAAAGAAATAATGGTGCAGGAGTCCTTTGATTCTGGAGCTGAGATGGATAATCAAAGCGAGTCACAGGTTGGTTCCCCCTTTAGACCCAAACTTCTGTCTTGGTTTTACAGGTCAGTGGGTTGATTTTATGTTTAATGTAATCAATTAGCTATGTATTCATCTATTCATAATATTTAAGTGGACTCGGTTTACACATATACTCGTTTTTAGTATCCTGCTTTGCCAAAAATATTTACCACTGTTTCTGTTCTGATGATGCTTTATGTTTGGAATCAGTACATTATAGAAATTGGGTCAGAATTTTGTACACATCCAGCATTTATGGTCTGATTTCcataaaggaaaaaaagaatacGTATTTGATCTGTTGTTTCCATTAACCTCTGGTTTGTGATTCTGTCTGTGCATCCCAGGTTGATGGGATACCAGTAGATGATGAAGCCAGATGTTTGGCTGTGTCTGTCACTACAGCAGAGGGAAAAAATGAGGTGGAGGTCTTGCCTGATGAGGGTCCACAAAGAATCTTCAAAGTGCAGGATAATGTGTCAAGAGAGTTGACTGATGAGGATGAGGCAGACAAGAGTCAAGTCCCAGTTTCCTCAGCATCAGTTGTGAATGTGGAAGATTTAGTTGATGGCACAGGAAGAATGCAGGTGACGGAAGAATCTGAAGCTGTTGTAAGTGATGATGGAATGGATGCTACTCTTAGGTTCTCAGCAGTGCAAGAAACAGCATCAATTGATGTGTTTTGCACTTCAGCAGCGTTGAGTGAACATGTAGAGAGCTTGTCTAAGAAAGGTTTTGTTGTCCCCCCTATTGTGAATCCTGACATCAAAGAATCTGAAGCTGGTGTTATTAACCAGggaaataaaattgcacaagaCAATGAATTGAAAGACGTCGAACATGTGGAGAGCTTTTCTGAGAAGGATATAGTTGCTAAATCTTCCCCAAATCTTGATGCCAAAGAATCTAATAACCTGGAAACTCAAGCTGGGCAAGATGATGCATTGAAAGACACGGAAAGTGTGGAGAGCTTTTCGGAGAAGGATGTAGTTGGCAACTCTTCTACAAACTGTGATGCCAAAGAATCTGAAGCTTCTGTTACAAACCAAGGAAATGATATCATGCAAGATGATGAACTCAAAGACAGAGAATCTGAAGCTCCTGTTACAAATCAAGGAAATGATATTGTTCACAATGACAAATTGAAAgatgtcaaacacttggagagcTTGCCGGATAAAGATTCATTTGGCAACTTGCCAGCAAATCTTGACAGTAAAGATTTTGAAGGTGCTGTTACAAACCAGGGAGATCAAATAATGCAAGATGACAGGTTAAAAGATGTCAAACCTACGGAGACCTCGCCTGAGAAGGATTTAGTTGGCAACAATCCAGCAAATCTAGATATTAAAGAATTTGAGGGTGCTGTTACCAGTCAGGGAGATCaaattgtgtacaatgatgaatTGAGAGACGTTGAACATGTGGTGAGCTTGTTGGATAAGGATTCGGCTGGCAACTCTTCGGCAATTCTCAACATTAAACAACCCGAAGATGCTTTTACAAAGCAACGAGATGAAATCATGCAAGACGTCAACCACGGGGAGAGCTTTCCAGAGAAGGATTTAGTTGGCAATTCTACAGCAACTATAGACCCTAAAGAATCTGAAGGTGCTGTTACAAACCAGGGAGATCAAATTATGCAAGACGACGAATCAAAAGAAGTCTCAGAGAAGTGGTTAGTTGGCAACTCTACCGCAAATATTGATCCTAAAGAATCAGGTGCTGTTACAAATCAGGGGGATCAACTTATGCAAGGTGAGGAGTCAAAAGACATCCTACGTGTGGAGAGCTTGCCGGAGAAGGATATAGTAGGCAGTTCTCCAGCAGCTAAAGAATCTGAAGCTGATGTTACTGAAGCCATGCATGAAGATGCCTTGAAACACTTGGAGACTCCGCCTTCTCCGAAAACAGAGGAAAGAATTACTGAGAGCTCCTGTGAGAAGGANNNNNNNNNNNNNNNNNNNNNNNNNNNNNNNNNNNNNNNNNNNNNNNNNNNNNNNNNNNNNNNTTGTTCAAAACAGTGACACTCAAAACGAAAAGGCACCTGAGAACGAGTCGGTTGAGAATTCAGTCGTAGAAGCTGATGATACCAATGCTATGAAATGAAATCGGTCActgtatatattaatataatatatcatCATACGTAGGTATTTTGTGTACATATATATTGTGATCCAAGGCTAATTATTCATAGTTATTATTATGAGTAAAGTACTAATCCGGTTGTGTCCATTTCCCTGAATGACAACGCGATCCTTAACAAAAAACAGGTTTCATTACGGTCTCTGATCCTGTGTTCCGTCTGTCCTTTTGATGTGTAAGGTTCAAAAATAGATAGTGGTCTAATtgtctctaaatttaaattggttagtggtttatttgttcttattattctttaaacaatattttttaattattttttattcattatattaCTATTAGTATTATAATCTAGttaatttttacaataaaataaaaactaatgaatacattatttgatatatagtaaatttttttactaataacaaatttaattttttatctctttaaactaaattaataattctatttgatatttttgcaTTAAAATACACTATAAGTAGGCTactaatactaaataaaataaaatataatagaattattaatttagttcaaagagataaaaagttaaatttgttattagtcAAAAAAAGTTTACTTGGCAACTATTTAAATTATCATAGTCCATTGCTAATAATAATCTATGTTTTTTTATACAAACTTCACAAAAATTTTGGATGATGAAAAATGCAGTGAGAAcattttatgtttatgttttgCATCTTTGTTACAAAGCCGCATGTAGATTGTAGGTTTGCAGAACTTCTCGACATTCTAATTTGTCAGTAATGGTTTTAAAAGTGGTTTTAAAACTGAatttttggtttaaaaaatctgattttaaaactggatttaaaaacaaaacccggattttagatttgaatattaaaaaatcagATTTAAAATCGGTTTGTAAATTaagatcaaatttaaattctaaaaccgACTTGAAattggtttttgtttttttaaaccgaatttaaaaccaatttctttctTCAATCCAGTTTCGATTTGGTTTTATGAACCACAAAACAGGTTCTCCagtttgaattttaaaagaTCCAAACCATGTCCATCCTAATATCATGCATTTGCTAACAGAGGCACAAAATACAAG is part of the Arachis duranensis cultivar V14167 chromosome 1, aradu.V14167.gnm2.J7QH, whole genome shotgun sequence genome and encodes:
- the LOC107464665 gene encoding uncharacterized protein LOC107464665 (The sequence of the model RefSeq protein was modified relative to this genomic sequence to represent the inferred CDS: added 94 bases not found in genome assembly), with the protein product MASSQNVELEAANFLHKLIQNSKDEPAKLATKLHVILQHMKSSGKEHSMPYQVISRAMETVINQHGLSLSGGVQIGSSSQAVGGAKDSRRSLSENESSKLDPFPSGRPPVGPSSGAPDYYQGSVVQRSDQSFDQGSPSSLDSRSANSHSQDRRDAANWDKNLNQKDGKKATTKRKRGDTSSPLEPHVDSPSQIDPRNSVLNTRKAKLTKAEPLDDLPVKSGAYAKVQGGMAAPTGASSMVKPILSSSMQYGSVSALDDMGSSSSLTDEHKMAQIGRQSSGMETMMLRQEVPSRDTGKSAITVARSFAPFEEQQLKQLRAQCLVYLAFRNCMVPKKLHLEMALGTTSSREGNTSGVTTQVGGRNNLRQPDTTPSGSSSAAKVQEANSLPKGTESPRTMEDKVMPHSDIHMLSDERKHLSATKRGEVDRRIQERAAAQGSLATPSQQLESSSTTVAGVVNSHLDDDVNRNVQVGRSNQPPVVGLNSWTGFAGQNEASKGLPQIPTGLPIDRRDIIAKHWKHVSGTDSDLHGTMMKDGNVITKHVSPDMFKTLAVDNASKHGINFTTEQEGNERQASSNLQSPKYSMSDRWIMDQQKKRHLVERSFVQKQQKAKQRMATSFLKLKENVNSSEDISAKTKSVIELKKLQLLDLQRRLRSNFLNDFFKPIAIELEYLKSFKKHRHGRRVKQLERYEQKMKEERQKRIRERQKEFFGEIEVHKEKLDDVFKIKRERWKGFNRYVKEFHKRKERTHREKIDRIQREKINLLKINDVEGYLRMVKDAKSDRVKQLLKETEKYLQKLGSKLQEAKSAAGRFGQDDEAGSYSFPENGQTNSENEDLSDQAKHYMESNEKYYMMAHSIKESIAEQPSCLQGGKLREYQMNGLRWLVSLYNNHLNGILADEMGLGKTVQVISLICYLMETKNDRGPFLVVVPSSVLPGWDSEISFWAPVIHKIVYAGPPEERRRLFKERIVHQKFNVLLTTYEYLMNKHDRPKLSKIHWHYVIIDEGHRIKNASCKLNAELKHYHSSHRLLLTGTPLQNNLEELWALLNFLLPNVFNSSEDFSQWFNKPFESNGDNSPDEALLSEEENLLIINRLHQVLRPFVLRRLKHKVENELPEKIERLIRCEASAYQKLLMKRVEENLGSIGTTKARSVHNSVMELRNICNHPYLSQLHAEEVDNFMPKHYLPPIIRLCGKLETLDRLLPKLKAADHRVLFFSTMTRLLDVMEEYLSLKQYRYLRLDGHTTGSDRGALIDLFNRADSPYFIFLLSIRAGGVGVNLQAADTVILFDTDWNPQVDLQAQARAHRIGQKRDVLVLRFETVQTVEEQVRASAEHKLGVANQSITAGFFDNNTSAEDRREYLESLLRECKKEEAAPVLDDDALNDILVRSEAELDVFEAVDKKRKDDELAAWKKLVVGQATGGSDLIPPLPSRLVTDEDLKQFFEAMKISDVSKGEVESNGVKRKSGNVWGLDIQHYGRGKRAREERSYKEQWTEEEFEKMCQVESPSSLKVKEVAGISFPANVASSVVTTSNTQPTATVSAAPIPMLPSVESLPVQQIKEVIPPAKRGRGRPKRIASDKPPAVVVPQATFTTIEIEKQLPKGTELEQITSSVPHSAEVGAVMQSDTIVAHNAQPVIPINAVPPNSQPVAAAVSVQLQAGGQGRKPHGAEGTRRRGKKQAMVSPPITGGPDLKISEQFQNQHGSPPLDKIISPSDAASNNDAAHHPTTISAAANLNSGNDHLGAEIVLNAKQPPPLCTLVETDETHPSVQMEQGKVKNCKSQTGAGAPRRRGKKQATISPPIPNVPDHQDSNSNPNLQILSSSISGGKATEQKGLLDKNIKDSKCVILDQPSQILGEQDLKPREQSDDSSKQTVLLSSSEHGTIKSPGSDLEKVNNPDVCDSYVEKVKSSEINSSKIEVSENSGSGVLLTTTPTVVIEDQHLGDRTHQVAEISKSVSSIVGTSTTSLAANATRESITDALDPLTAKAVPSTPLSIVQASDSTHSPSLESMPAKRQPRKAQNRAEAPRRSGRKSASMLPAVPVAPSDQDPNLIHDAQNSSRDSLVGKAANATQAQALEILLPSGVPVHDSKRKERATNSTASKQQKVASTRIDSAAVSSDKITAFGRNQNVNDFARVMREVFSGTCLPKPKAQDSVGSEDKSTTFVHVTTKAAIASNNQSLEDKACCEIPTTGAACSTSDVSVHLREKHSEVSNVQDLECGASLDMPTTGVMNLMQGTLPNGDEQISASTYDNKITTVENKRYFSPPETSGCDDVKAKDEQAQVYVQNLSIQGKMEVPDAIPVITSPKTGSSEKLPTGDGLVDSGIGDFTHQLSISKISPSGKLHLVIDHNLGDQSKPSIEKSSSSLNICGTGHETAAMKPEHSSTSTESTQANTYSQGVSPTEGPPGFTEHTLDTKLDLTEISQKPSPRDCEHAEMLGDQQQETPSSTAITPLSMEMVVSSVPRDPENFGSESKSSLHASVEVSFDDGTGGDEVSASADHDRNSIPKPPKFSLDPVSASVSEMACSVSPKADKAEQYQDALKFSDLREASLLESCPESLCKGKRDEGNSICKELSFAVKQHISSVPQENMVPSPVGSSKDDLSQIHSMIDASNNDSIKHLVEEKPVCQSDTDKVLLQRPSSSEDEVNNLAGVSGVSSLVEATVSETSVLPCSTLVNKQNGNSSATSLVWSSESFEESMEKGVAGNSGIQEEADVNMVETNVPLESEDLHVKGVKGDVLPDTVDLPTCLMTKESNIEGSSARGLSVSSSSSDEFNDSKVELGDKDVSQAGGSLTTSGDNISKIKEEGINCSSDKDGSQGQSVSPRIPVCSDDSCEKLDVPQVDPKRTISGTVLACLSQVKEEKVGVPCDTELVARSTPECDMEGSKADQSNTVLQVNKSPSKSPETVDQSVEGELPLVNGESAVIGSSNQIDACQVSQEDSEKLTSQNMVVPSSCSLMEQDNVDVSSDKGPLCSPLALGEPRDPLIVEDSHRDGTNGSEANPSPQQEQEYPEAEIGDHRTTDFDGVDPELLSKNMELLSSLGMEQDKVDVLSYPLATTEPKDCLTQEDCDDSNEASNPSVAQIDHQVEASDDVAGDGDNAERLPLKNINIPSESLMIEEMKVDGSSVKVSLCSLPAPGDPKVCLTGGRSCSKVIEVPTTKEIMVQESFDSGAEMDNQSESQVDGIPVDDEARCLAVSVTTAEGKNEVEVLPDEGPQRIFKVQDNVSRELTDEDEADKSQVPVSSASVVNVEDLVDGTGRMQVTEESEAVVSDDGMDATLRFSAVQETASIDVFCTSAALSEHVESLSKKGFVVPPIVNPDIKESEAGVINQGNKIAQDNELKDVEHVESFSEKDIVAKSSPNLDAKESNNLETQAGQDDALKDTESVESFSEKDVVGNSSTNCDAKESEASVTNQGNDIMQDDELKDRESEAPVTNQGNDIVHNDKLKDVKHLESLPDKDSFGNLPANLDSKDFEGAVTNQGDQIMQDDRLKDVKPTETSPEKDLVGNNPANLDIKEFEGAVTSQGDQIVYNDELRDVEHVVSLLDKDSAGNSSAILNIKQPEDAFTKQRDEIMQDVNHGESFPEKDLVGNSTATIDPKESEGAVTNQGDQIMQDDESKEVSEKWLVGNSTANIDPKESGAVTNQGDQLMQGEESKDILRVESLPEKDIVGSSPAAKESEADVTEAMHEDALKHLETPPSPKTEERITESSCEKDTTTCSETQQESKVGETEDGSNIVQNSDTQNEKAPENESVENSVVEADDTNAMK